The DNA segment AGTCTCTGGCTAGGCTATGCTCCTGTCTCTCACAGGAGCAGAGCTGATTCCCGTGGCCTGTCCTGATCCAGACTACCCAGGTCTCCTCTGCCATGTGGACTTGCAAAGTGATGGCCACAGGACATTTTCATCTCTGTGGCAAATAAACGTCCCACACCCATGCTCCAAGAATTGGGAGCATGTGGAGGCCAAGATCCCAGAAAGGCCACTGAGGATTAGAGCTGGTGGGAAAAGTACAGGTAGTCCCAGCCTTGTCCCTAGCTTAGCCTTATTCTTGTCCACCTGCATGATGACATAAGGTGGTAGATGAGCATACACTGTGTTTATTTTCAATTAAGCATCATACCTAGAAATGGCTATCAAATGAAGGCCAAGGGACAAACCCAGAAAGTAGACTTCAGTCCACCAGGGTCAGGGGACAGGCTGGGTAAGGGGACCCTCTGGGTCCTCTCACCTTGGCTTCTGTCCCAGAGTTGGGTCCTGAGGGGCTCCTCTACCTTTCTTCTCCAGTCCCAGGGAGCTGCCTCGCTGTCAGACACAGCTcagcccctgggagcccaggggagACCCTTGGTGGTCCCAGGCCACACACGGCCCCACGCACAGTACGTGTGGAGGGCCGTGTAGTCGAACACAGTGTAAGGCAGGAGCTTTGCAGATGAGAACGGGCCCCGGGCAGGGTTGAAGAAGACAGGGCCCCACGCAGAGCCCAGCATCTGGGGAAGACCGGAGGTCCCCCTGCTccggggtggggaggaagaggccTGTTCCACTGGCTGCCTCCTTCCCGACCTCCTCGTGACACCCCTTCAGCGACTGCGATCCCACCAAGTGAGCCTCTCACGTGTGTACACCCATTCAGCTGCCCGCCCCACTCCCTCACATCCACCCACGCTCATCGTACACCCACTCACACCCACAGTGACACACAAGCTCACATACATTCTATGACACACTCCCACACTCGCACAGCTGTACTCACACACTCATACTAATATGCGTGgtcccacacacgtgcacacacgttcCTATGcaacactcacacactcacacctgctCAGGTaccacagcacacacaggcacactctcAACAGGGAGAGACAATGAGACCTGCAGGCTCTGGCAACAATCAGCCCCTCTCTTAATCCCTTTCTTGTGCTCCTGCCTCCAAATTCTGGAAGGATTTTGGAGTCACCAGTCACTATGGCTCTGCTGAGACTCATGGGGTAGACATGTTGTGGATAGTGCTTTTCCTGAAAAGGCAGGGAGAGCACAAACAACTGGTGGCCACCATGTTCCTGCAGGGTGCCCTGAAGGGATACACCCCAAAGCACCTGCAATACGGGCCAAGGCTAAGCAAAGGAGGAGCAGGCACGGCCCGTTTGACTTGCTACTCACTACTACACACTGACATCCCCATTGCCTGTGGGCAAACTGTCTCCTAGTACTCCTCCATCCCGCAGCCCTACTGTCTGTAGCTCCTATCGGTTGGATGGGCCGCCCAggtgctggggggcaggggagcgCTGCAGGCTGCTCAGGCAgagccaagtacctgggcctggCTCTTCACCTGCTTTGCAGACTGGTTGTGCCATCTGTACCATGGGAGTGGTCGGAGGCTCTGTTCCTGAAAATGTCTGGAGGATGCCTGTGGGCCCAGAGGGAGCCCTGAAGGCCACTCCACTTTCAGGTCAATGGAATTGCTCCACTCCTGCAGGGAGGAGCCCAATCCAGAGTCATCATCTCCCAAGGCTTTTATTAACAGTTAAACTGCATATTGAGGGGACCAGCAGTGTGGCcgagcaggcaaagctgccacctacagtgctggcattccatatgggcgccagttcaactccaaattgctccacttctgatccagctccctgctaatgtgcctgggaaagcagcagattactcaagtgcttgggtccctgcatccacatgggagatccagaagaagctcctggctcctggattcagatctgccCCAGATctagccattgagaccatttgaggagtgaaccagcagatggaggatctctctaactctgccttaaaataaataaatatatataaaaaacacacCTGCATCTTGAGACTGGCCCTAGAAGCCTGCAGGGTCACAGAAATCTCAGGAAGGTTAAAGATGGTTGGTTCCGGGCTCTTCTCTGTGACCCACAAGACACTCCCTGGAAACTCCTGCCCCTCCAGCCAGTGTTCAGGTGTCCCGGGTAAGCATTGCTCTCCCCACGCCCATCTGCAACCTCCCACTCACAGCCCAACATCTGATGCCAGGATAGAGGGTATAGAGGGGGTACCCTCCTAGTCAGGACTCAAAAAGGACAGCGACTCTCCCGGTCCTTCCTCCCCAATCCTCCCATGGCAGGGGCACCTGACCTCGTGCCTGGGCCCTTTTGGGGCACATCATTGACTGTCTGCCAGCCTTGATTTCTACATGAAGCTTTTCTGACCGGTGTGGTTGCCCTGAGCCCTTCAAAGTACTGCCAGGAATGCCAGGCCTCAGATCCTGCCTGCTGTGCCTTGCTCACCCATTAACAGCTAACCCAGTGATTCCTTGGGGCACCCCGAGGGCACCTGGAATGGAACCAGCCCGTACCCACGCTCACTAGCATGCAGTCACCAGGCTGCATCCAGCTCAGAGGACCCCACAGCCCCTGAGGCACAGATGCTGCCCAGCACGTACCCCAGTGCTAACGTGGCCACTGTTGTCCACTCATCCCAGCCCACCGCCCCCTGAGACAcccacagcagagggaagacagcTGGAACATTAAACAAGCTTTATTGAACAGAAACACTGCAGCCATTGAAGAGAAGGGGCGATGACAGAGGGCAACTCCTGACAGCCACTGGAGGCCATGGGTCCTgggcctccctcctccagggTTCCTCATTTGCCCTGCACACCGGAGGCCTCCCGTCTTGTTCTTCCGACCCGAGGGCCCCAGGATCTGCCCCTCGCCAGGACAAGACGCAGTCACTGCAGGGGTCCCCTGACCAGCTAGGCATGGTCCTGCCCATGGCCCACACGGGAAGTCAAGGGACACAGGAAACACTACAGGGAATGTCACATCAGGCTGGGAAACTGAGTCACAACTAACTCGGGGGGCAACATCAGAGCACAGTCCCTGTGGAGCCTCACGCAGCCCCCAGTCCATCGCCGGTTcagttcttcctcctctccccaccatCGCGGTCACCATCACAGTGGGAGCATCGGTTGGCTGCGCCCTCGGCTGtctttcctgctgcctcctgggactgGGCTCGGGGTCTCTGGGGAGGAGCTGCTCAGgtaagtgcacacacacacacacacacacacactctgcaagAACAAGCGGCAGTGGCTTACGTCTGCAGCGAGAAAGCAGAGGCGGGGCTCACCACACGCGATGGGGATGGGCAGGGCCTTGGCACAGGCCGCACAGGCCAGGACCTCCAgcctgggcacacacacacctcctggcCTGCACAGAACGGTGGTCGGTGCGGCAAGGGATGCTGACTTGACACGTGGGTCACTACGGGGCCTACACAAGTAAGGGTGGGCTCCCCAGGACAGGGAGCAGCCTGCCCTGGGGGTGGTGAATGGGTCGGGGGCCCcctggggagccccaggcagcTGGCACCCTTGATatggtctccccccaccccaccctgtgtcTCCCAGGCCCGGGAGGGTGGCTGAGGTCTTCAGGTGCTAGGCCCTCAGGGGCATTTCCAAACTGGCCGCCTGAGTTGTCAGGCTGTGGTGTTGCCTGCCAGCCTCTGAGTTTTGGCTCACCATTCCAGGCCTGGGttctccctgtctcctctctgcaaGCCTCCAATGGCCCTGTGCAAATAAAGCTGAACAAAATaacactcctcccctccccccgccagagtcctttttcctcctcttctccttcctccccctcccctataACAGAAGTTTCCCTGCATACCCACTGATGCCCATGCTACAAGCCTTTTGACTTGCAGCTGCTACTTGCGCAGAGTCTCAAGggtgctgccttcctggggctcCCCTAGAGCAGTGTAGACCATCCTTAAGACAGGCTGTACCCTGCGGGCTCCCCTCCGAGGCCTTAACTCTCTACCTTGCAACTCTTCCTCACCAACACCAGCTTCTGGTGGGGGCAGCTCCAGGGCAGGCTCATCTGGGGCCCATGTAGCCTGGGGTTCATTGACCACCCATAGCTCATAGCCCACTGGGTAGATTTTTGAGGGTGACCAAGCAACTGGAGCAAGCTGCAGGCCAGAGTCCCTACGTGTACGCACTTCAACTTCTTCATCACTGCTGTCCCTACCATAAAGTTGGTTGCCCCAACTGCTGAGTGTGCTTGCTTCCTGCTCACCTGTCCCACCACTGGGAGCCCTGTTCATGGTACTCCCTGAGCTGCACACTGTTGGGTCTTGGTTGGTGCAGTCTGTATCAAATGTTAGAAGATGAGGGGTCTCAGCTTGGGTCTGGCtaccctgtccctctgcctcactgaggtcctctgttgttttcctaggttCCCCCTTCCCTTTTGTAATATGTGTCTTCTGCCTGCTATGGgaaggagtgcctgggtctgagcctATGCTTCCTAGGGCTCGGGATGGCTCATGGCCCCAGCCCCCGACTCGTTTCCCGACTCCCTTACTGCATCCTGTGGCATCTGCTTATGGCCTACTTTCCCTGTTCTTTGGCAGCGACGCAGCCGCCTTCGTTTTAGCAATGGGGTAGCCTCTTCCTGCATGGTTTGAGTGCCCTTCTGACTAAAAGACCTTGTCAGTGTGGTGACCAGAGACACAGGGGTACTTAAATCTGCTTCTGCCTGTCTGCCAGAAGCCCTGCTGCCCCTTTCTCCTTGCTTCTGCTTCTCCTTTGTCACCACCATGGTGGTCTCCCACTCATCATCTCGAATAAGCTTCATTAACTCCATGAAAGTGGGAGGACACTCTTGCTGATCTAGGAGCTCCAGCTTGCCTCGCAGGCCAATGTTCATCTTGCCCTGATCTAGGATGTGTTTGAGACGGATCATGTCTGTGCTCTGCATCGACACAGGGCTATGCTGCACTGCTTTCTGCAGCAGTGGCTCTAAGCGCAGCAAAAAGGCTGAAAACTTCTCCCCAACCATCTGATAGGTCTGAAGAAACCGAAACTGGGCGAATCTAAAGTCTTCATTACTCCCAAAGATCTGCTTCAGGGCCTCCAGACACTGCTCTACAGTCATAGAGTCATTGCTGTCCCGGAACACTCGCATGATTGACAGTGCAGGGTCCCGGAGGCTCTCCAGCAAGCGCCGCCTCTTTTCCTCCTCTGACACCTGCCACATCTGCATCATCTCAGTGACCTGCTCCAGCCAGGTGTCAAAGCTCTCTTCACCTGGGCCTGGCAAAGTGCTTCCCGAAAATACTTTCAGCTTTCTGTACCACATGCTTTCTTTCAGGGGCTGCAAAACTGGTTCTTGGACTTGGGCCAAAGGCTTCGGCCCCATGCCCTCCAAGGGGAAGCTGCTATATCCCAAGGTTTGGGCTACATCTATCATTCTCCGTCCCTCATCTTTCAGGAAACAATTGAGCCTACTGAGAAACTCATCATCTGAGTTGCGGGGATGGACCACCACTTCCCATGTGCCCCCTTGTCCCGGAATCTGACTGGGTATGGTAGCATAATTGATGGTGTCAATCAATTCGATGAATACTGCCTTAGCATTGTCTTCCCTCCTGAACAGTATGCCCTGCACCCTATATGCACTCAGGGGATACAGTCCTGCCTTCACAGTCTCTCGGATTTCAGCCTCATTGCACTCCACAGGGATGCCCACAATCAACAGGGCCTTCCTGGGGTCCATATCCATGCCCTTGCACCAATCCTCTAACAGCCTCACAGCCATTACTCCCACACTATGTGGGCTCTGGGTTTTACCAGGACTCAAAGGATTCTGAGCCAACGTCAAGTGGGAAGGCAGAAGTGCCACAGGTTTCCACAGTCTGAAATGCAAATTGGATGAGAACATTGTTAATGCCCACCCTCCACCTACCACCTAGAGCCCTtcctctgccccttcctccccttACCCAGAGTAGTTCTTGTTTCTCAGGGCTCTTATAACCACTTTGAAGAGGGGACAGTGTGGAGGGTCTCTCCAGCCAAAACTCCCCTACATTACTCCTCCCTACTGACCTCCTCCTGCTGTGGGTTCCTCCTCAGAAGTCTGGGAACTCTGCTGCGTGTAGGTGCTGCAGGTGCCTGTGGGACAAAGGCCATTGTCAGCAGGCAGGGACTGATGCCTAGGGACACTGACAAAGGCTGcctgtggccggtgccgtggctcacttggctaatcctctgcctgtggtgccgacaccccggattctagtccaggtcagggcgtcggattctgtcccggtcgctccttttccaatccagctctctgctgtggcccgggaaggcagttgaggatggctcaagtgcttgagccctgcacccgcatgggagaccaggaggaagcacctggcttctggctttggattggtgcagtgcgccggttttagcagccatttggggggttaaccaacagaaaggaagacctttctctctgtctctttcactgtctaactctgcttgtaaaaaaaaaaaaaaaggctgcctGTCAGAAGAGGATTTGTGTGGGTCTAGATGACCTGGAAATCTCTTTGCTGGGGTAAAGGCTGGCAGGAGACTGGGAGCTGTTCTCTTTCTCAGAAAATGTCCCACAGAAGACAAAGGTGGCCAGAGCTCTGTGCAATCTGAGAATGGTAGGTGCAGAAACTACAGTGTTACTATGCTTACTGAGAACAGCATGGACCATGGGTTTCTAGCACAGGGCTGTGTCATGTGGTAAGGTGAAGGCACTTGAAGAGCAACAGGTGATGTCACTATCCTCCAGCCAATGGAAATGTCCTAGCAGCAAGGGAGCTGGGAGAGTGAAGGGGAGATGGGGGTGAGGTGAGCAGCAAGGACTGAGTGCTGAAAAAACAAGTGCTTAAGGTTTCATATTGTGTAGCAGCTAGAATTAGGGGCAGAAAAGGGACCCAACGAAGGGTTCCCACTGTCCCGCTGCAGGAAACAGACAACTGTCACCCTAGGTGTGGCCCTACCCTGCAGAGTGTgtggatcctggaaggcagccttTGTCCCCTTGTCCTTTGCCAGGGTCACAGAGGCTCACCTTCCAAAATAACTTACTTGACGACTTGGCAGTGTGGATTCCACTGGCCGTGTAGAGTTTGTGATTCTGATGTAATCAGGCACTCAGCTTGCTCTCCAGCTCTGTCCTGTCAGGCAGTTCCCGAACCAGGTTAGATGGATCAGGATCCCTTCACTGGATCTGTCCAAAGCAAGGCAGAGGTATTTCACTGTGGTTACGTCCCAAATGCCCTGCTCAGGATGTGCCAATTTTGAATCTGCTCACGAATACAAGAAACTGCTGCTCCACCCCCAGGGAAAAATCCCACCCACCAAGCCCCAAATCCCACCTCCACTCAAGCCACACCCCCAAGGCCAAGCTCTGCATCCACCTAAGCCTCACGCCTGCCATGTAACTGCGTCCACGCAAGCCCCACTCCTTGCACCAAACTCTGCGTCCACGCAAGCCCCACCCCTGCCGTCTAACTCTGCGTCCACGTAAGCCCCACCTCTGGTGCCAAACTCTGCGTCCACGCAAGCCCCACCCCTGCCGTCAAACTCTGCGTCCACGCAAGTTCCATCTCTGGTGCAACACTCTACGTCCAtgcaagtcccacctctgccgtCAAACTCTGCGTCCACGCAAGCCCCACCCCGGCGCAACACTCTGTGTCCACGCAAGCCCCACCCCTGCCGTCAAACTCTGCGTCCACGCAAGTCCCACCCCGGCGCAACACTCTGCGTCCACGCAAGCCCCACCCCTGCCGTCTAACTCTGCGTCCACGTAAGCCCCACCTCTGGCGCCAAACTCTGCGTCCACGCAAGTCCCACCCCGGCGCAACACTCTGCGTCCATGCAAGCCCCACCCCTGCCGTCTAACTCTGCGTCCACGTAAGCCCCACCTCTGGCGCCAAACTCTGCGTCCACACAAGTCCCACCCCGGCGCAACACTCTGCGTCCATGCAAGCTCCATCTCTGGTGCAACACTCTACGTCCAtgcaagtcccacctctgccgtCAAACTCTGCGTCCACGCAAGCCCCACCTCTGCCGTCTAATCTGCGTCCACGCAAGCCCCACCCCTGCCGTCTAATCTGCGTCCACGCAAGCCCCACCCCTGCCGTCAAACTCTGCGTCCACGCAAGTTCCATCTCTGGTGCAACACTCTACGTCCAtgcaagtcccacctctgccgtCAAACTCTGCGTCCACGCAAGCCCCACCCCGGCGCAACACTCTGCGTCCACACAAGCTCCACCCCTGCCGTCAAACTCTGCGTCCACGCAAGCCCCACCTCTGGCGCCAAACTCTGCGTCCACGCAAGTCCCACCCCGGCGCAACACTCTGCGTCCACGCAAGCCCCACCCCTGCCGTCAAACTCTGCGTCCACGCAAGTCCCACCCCGGCGCAACACTCTGCGTCCACGCAAGCCCCACCCCTGCCGTCTAACTCTGCGTCCACGTAAGCCCCACCTCTGGTGCCAAACTCTGCGTCCACGCAAGCCCCACCCCTGCCGTCAAACTCTGCGTCCACGCAAGTTCCATCTCTGGTGCAACACTCTACGTCCAtgcaagtcccacctctgccgtCAAACTCTGCGTCCACGCAAGCCCCACCCCGGCGCAACACTCTGCGTCCACGCAAGCCCCACCCCTGCCGTCAAACTCTGCGTCCACGCAAGTCCCACCCCGGCGCAACACTCTGCGTCCACGCAAGCCCCACCCCTGCCGTCTAACTCTGCGTCCACGTAAGCCCCACCTCTGGCGCCAAACTCTGCGTCCACGCAAGCGCCATTCCTGGCGCCAAAAGCCAACCTCTGAAGATCCACTGAACCGGCAAACTGCGTCTTGCGCAAGCGCCATTTCTGGCGCCAAAAGCCACTTTCACCAAGAGCCACTGAACCGCCAAACTCTGTGTCCATCCGAGTGTCATACACTCCGCCATTCATGTGCACGTCCTGCACCCACCCAAGTTCCTCACTTCCATTTCCCTGTACTCCTTTCCCCCACCTCATTATCTTTAACCTCCTGTACCCATCAGGCTGTCCCATTCACTCCTAACCTCACACACCCTTTCCACTACTCTGAGCAGGGACACATCTAGTCAGCAGAGGTAGCTAGAGGCTAGAACAGGAATGGCCAAAGCCACTTTCCCTCAAGGATAAGGGCCAGAACCAGTTGTCCTTACTGCTACGTCTGGGCAGGTTTGGGGTAGAATGGGCCCTCCTAAAGTTCTGAGGCCACTCATGATAACTGGAAATATCAGGGACCCCTAGGATTCTGCTTCCAGGGGAATCTAAGGCCACTGGCCCCTGGGACCTCATGGAGGTCAACCAGGATCATTGGAGGGAATCTGTTGTAACCTTGGTTCCCTTTTGTGCCCAAACCCAGCTCCTTACCTTCTGGGAATGCCTCCAGGCCACAGCGCCCGTGCAGCGTGGCCACTCTGCCGCCGCCACTGTACGGAATGAGCCGCGAGTTTGTGGCGGGAAAGAAATTGTCGGGTAAGCAACGGTCTTCAGCACCGCCCACTCGCAGATGCATCCCGGCAACGTCTACGGCCACGCCCACCCccatctccacctccaccccactCCTGCAATAAAGGGGTTGTGCCCTGTCCACCGCACGTTTCTCCTCTGAGTCATGACTGGAGGGGGAACAGAGAATTCAAACCATACTGAGAACTGTTGCGTTGCAGAGTTGCTCACAGTCCAGCTTGTACGTGCTCAATAGAGGCCGACAGGACCACCACCTGTCACATCAGTCCCAGCAACCATTGCGGCTACTATGATAGGTGTCTCTCACCCATTGGACTGGGACTGGCTCTGACTTTCACCAGTGGCTCCTCCTGTTTGTGTATTCCAAGCTATGCACACAGGGCTATGTGCAAAGTATAGGTCCAGGTGCAAACTACAAGCTCGGTACCTACTAACTAACCAAACGTCTCTGTCCTTGTTAATTTTTATCCACTGTGTCCTAGGGGacggcaaaaaataaaaaatacagctactaccttcattttacaaatgcatGCAATTTTCAAGGCTCATTGAGATACAGGAAACTATCAAGATTTCATTCTCTCATTATTCTCGTGATTGCATGAGAATTACCCACGAGGTACCGaaacttctctcttttctttcccaaagcAGGTTTCTTCCACAGAGGGAAGACTTAGCTGTTTTCCTTGGGGCTACTGGGGACCCTAAAGTCCTGTCCCAGCAAAGGGCACTGGTGGGACACTGGTAGCAGTTTACAAAGTGCACACACATTTCCCAGAGCAGGTGATAGTAGCGGTTCAAGTTGTGAGTCAGGAGGTCTTGGCAGAGCTCAGAGTCTGCAAAAGTACCAAAACTCTAGCGGCTATTGCAGTTCCCTGCCCATGCTTTGTGTAGCACTGCTCTGAGATTACCAGAGCCAGAAGTTGTAAGCTGACAGAACGTAAGTTTTGCTGTATTTGGTACGAATAACAGgccttttttaaaatcatattttaatgaaaatgtgaaaagcagaaaacttttaaaactaaATGTCACCAAGTAAGATACATACAAATATTGCATTATTCTCCTTTAATTGAAAATTTTTCCTAGGTGAGACATGACACTGTAACCCAGACCCCTATACTGCGTACTTAACAAGAACATACTTTGGACTATCTCTTAAATTAATTTCCTTCTCCTTACTGGAGAAAATGATTACTTGGCGCTGCCACGTGGTCACAGACCAGACGGCTCTCCTTACAGCAGTCCACAGCACCCTCTGGATGACACCACCAGCTGCCCAGTCTCATACAGGCTGTGAGCAGAGCTGTCCTGAGCACCTCTGTACTTCATTCTACTTCTCACTGCTAGACTTGGCTCCTCCCTAGtctttccttaaaaacaaaaagttgctGAGGGATGAGGAGGAGATCATGGTGCATTTTACCTGAACCCTGTAAACCCGGACCACCCAGAAGGTTAAGAAACCCCTCAGCCTTTTGTGTTGTGGCAAAAAGCCTCCTGCAAAGAATGCTGCTCCCTCATATGACTTGAATAGCACGTAGCAGATACCTCCTTTGTTGACCTATCACAAAGCAAGCCCTGACATCCCCCAAATTCCTGTTCTTTGCCTCATAAATGATTAGCTGAATGAACTATTTGTTTCCACTGCTAAGTAGGAACAAGACACTTGTTGGACAACTTCATGTAGCTTCTCTTCCTTTTCCGAAGCCCTGAGCTAGCAATCACACTTCACagtctcttcttctttttcttttttaaaagatgcctaACACAGTTTATTGAATAGTTAtcttaagaaaggaaaaatattcaaatttcttGTATTTACATAAATACCaaaatgcaaaaaatgtttttgaattaaTAAAAGTGGTTTCCCTGTGCTGggactggaaggcaggaaggaaaatcAGTGTAGTTGGGGGCAAGAGTAAgagtaagatttttgtttttgaaatgtgGGGAATGTATTATCTAATCAAAAAGAATTTAAGACATAAATACTTTATAACTCATAGGATCATTGGGTACCTAAAAACAATTTGAGGAGGtcaaaacttaaaatttcatataaatctttaatattCTCTGTGATAACTTGGGAATGTATTTCCAAGAGCAACCTTCTTTAAGCAATACAAAGGGTTTAATACATATTGAATTTAAGCTGATTATTTCTTGTAGCTTGGGAAGACAAGCCAGCACAACCTAGTGACACGCTGGATCCTGACAGCAATAAGCACCTCAATAGCTGTGATTTGTTGAATACACATTTGAGGCTACATACTTTGCTAGGATTTTATATTCATTGTCTCATTGATTACTCCCAATAAGTTTATTATAGAGATAAGGAAAGTGATGACAAATCTATATGGTGAAAAAAATCTGTCCAGTCACACTGCTGATGAACAGCAGCATCTGGGCTCTATCACATACTTATCTGACtccagatttttttattataaccAGGCTGGCAGATAAGCCTCGGACTGAAAGCGTTTTCTTTTTAtccccacagtttttttttttaagttaaaagggTCCTTtcccaatatttctttcttttttttttaaaattatttattaaaaagtcagaattacagagagagaaatcttccactcactggtttacttcccaaatgaccacaatgaccttggctgggccaggccaaagccaggagattctaccgggtctaccacatgggtgcagggacccagggacttgggccatctttgctgattttccaggcacattatcaaggaactggatcagaagtagcacatccaggactcgaaccagcacctatatgggatgccagagcggcaggtggcagctcaaactactatgccacagtgccagcctcccccccccccatatttctATATACCCATAACAACCCTAGAAACTTCTGGTTTGACCATGAAGTCAAATGTGAGTATAAATTGTGGCAGAATACAGCGTTCCAGGAAGCCTAGGAATCTGGCTGTCCTTCAACAGATTTCTAGTCTCCAGGACTATGTTGAGTAATAATGATGAaagtgcatccttgtctggttcaaaattttagtggaaatacttccagcttttccccatccaATATAATGcaggctgttggtttgtcatatattttgTTGAAgtttgttccttctatatccaatctGTGTAGGgtttttttcatgaaagaatgttgtattttatcaaatgcatttccTGCATCCATTGACATAATCATATagcttttattcttcagtttcttaatgtgattAATTAATTGTGTgttactgatttgtgaatgttgaaccatccctgcataccagggataaattgcacttggtctaggtgaatgatctttctgatgtgttgttggattttattagctaatattttgttgaggatttttgcatccttgttaatcagggatattggtctatagttctttttcattGTTGTATATTTCACAGGTTTgaaaattaaggtgatgctggcctcatagaaggagtttgggaggattcctccctttcaattgttttgaataatttaagagcTCCTTTTAAGAGTAGACTGGTTACAGGTAAAAAATTCTTTCATCTACTACTTGATCACCCCACATTATCACACCAGGTTCTTTCTAGGCTCATTTACTCCCACCTTTAAGAGGAAACCCCTTCTTCTC comes from the Oryctolagus cuniculus chromosome X, mOryCun1.1, whole genome shotgun sequence genome and includes:
- the PNMA5 gene encoding paraneoplastic antigen-like protein 5; translated protein: MAVRLLEDWCKGMDMDPRKALLIVGIPVECNEAEIRETVKAGLYPLSAYRVQGILFRREDNAKAVFIELIDTINYATIPSQIPGQGGTWEVVVHPRNSDDEFLSRLNCFLKDEGRRMIDVAQTLGYSSFPLEGMGPKPLAQVQEPVLQPLKESMWYRKLKVFSGSTLPGPGEESFDTWLEQVTEMMQMWQVSEEEKRRRLLESLRDPALSIMRVFRDSNDSMTVEQCLEALKQIFGSNEDFRFAQFRFLQTYQMVGEKFSAFLLRLEPLLQKAVQHSPVSMQSTDMIRLKHILDQGKMNIGLRGKLELLDQQECPPTFMELMKLIRDDEWETTMVVTKEKQKQGERGSRASGRQAEADLSTPVSLVTTLTRSFSQKGTQTMQEEATPLLKRRRLRRCQRTGKVGHKQMPQDAVRESGNESGAGAMSHPEP